One Megalopta genalis isolate 19385.01 chromosome 11, iyMegGena1_principal, whole genome shotgun sequence genomic region harbors:
- the PIP4K gene encoding phosphatidylinositol 5-phosphate 4-kinase isoform X3: MSSVTQMSSGLSKLKKKHFRVKHQKVKLFRANEPLLSVFMWGVNHTINELSHVNIPVMLLPDDFRAYSKLKVDNHLFNKENMPSHFKIKEYCPLVFRNLRERFGIDDLDYKESMTRCRAFNPSQTERHLDLTGKARELVHRSATAPSITLSPATPIFSQIPVLNKPLRSYSFKPKRLRSQPILDDPSGKSGAKFYQSYDKLFIIKTLTSEEVERMHSFLKHYHPYIVERHGKTLLPQYLGMYRLTVDGVEHYVVAIRNVFSNHLTTHKKFDLKGSTVDREASDKEKEKDLPTYKDNDFVKEGMKIYIGEEAKGKLIETLTADVDFLTRLHLMDYSLLLGLHDCARAEQENRERAEREEEEENHEDEEDSESGSGLDSRGPMGDIQYEDAIIPQLDIYAIPSKEGAPTKEIYFLAIIDVLTHYGVRKQAAKAAKTVKYGANVDGISTCDPEQYALPVFWFVLPWVLQNLHVSFSASLSFLESSTC, encoded by the exons ATGTCCAGCGTAACGCAAATGTCCAGCGGGCTGAGCAAGCTTAAAAAGAAACATTTTCGAGTGAAACATCAAAAGGTTAAGCTATTCCGTGCGAACGAACCTCTCCTCAGTGTTTTCATGTGGGGTGTCAATCATACG ATAAATGAACTTAGTCATGTTAACATACCAGTAATGCTCCTGCCAGACGATTTCAGAGCCTACAGCAAATTAAAAGTGGATAATCACCTTTTTAACAA GGAGAACATGCCCTCTCACTTTAAAATTAAAGAGTATTGTCCATTAGTATTCAGAAATTTAAGGGAAAGATTTGGTATAGATGATTTGGACTATAAGGAATCTATGACAAG ATGTCGGGCATTTAATCCTTCACAAACAGAGAGGCATTTGGATTTGACTGGGAAGGCTCGTGAATTGGTTCACCGTTCTGCTACTGCTCCTTCGATAACTCTTTCTCCCGCTACTCCCATTTTTTCACAAATTCCAGTCCTAAATAAACCACTACGTTCCTACAGTTTTAAACCAAAGCGTCTGAG ATCACAGCCAATATTGGATGATCCTTCAGGGAAAAGTGGTGCAAAATTCTATCAATCGTAtgataaattgtttattattaaaacTCTTACAAGCGAAGAAGTAGAAAGGATGCATTCATTTCTGAAACATTATCATCCG TATATTGTTGAAAGGCATGGGAAAACATTGTTGCCCCAATATCTTGGCATGTATCGTCTAACAGTCGATGGAGTCGAACACTATGTTGTTGCCATAAGAAATGTATTCTCAAATCACCTAACAACTCACAAGAAATTCGACTTGAAAGGTTCAACGGTAGATCGCGAGGCATCTGAtaaggagaaagagaaagatctGCCAACTTATAAAGACAATGACTTTGTCAAAGAAGGGATGAAAATTTATATAGGCGAAGAAGCAAAAGGAAAACTCATAGAGACATTAACTGCCGATGTCGAC TTTCTGACACGATTGCACTTAATGGACTATTCCTTATTACTCGGTTTACACGATTGTGCAAGAGCTGAACAAGAGAACAGGGAGCGTGCGGAGCGggaggaagaagaggaaaaTCACGAAGATGAAGAAGATAGTGAGTCTGGAAGTGGACTAGATTCTCGAGGTCCAATGGGAGA TATACAATATGAAGATGCAATAATTCCTCAATTAGATATTTATGCAATCCCTAGTAAAGAAG GTGCACCTACAAAGGAAATTTATTTTTTAGCCATAATAGATGTACTAACACATTACGGTGTTCGTAAACAAGCAGCGAAGGCAGCTAAGACAGTGAAATATGGTGCTAACGTCGATGGTATTTCAACCTGTGATCCAGAACAATACG
- the PIP4K gene encoding phosphatidylinositol 5-phosphate 4-kinase isoform X2, with amino-acid sequence MSSVTQMSSGLSKLKKKHFRVKHQKVKLFRANEPLLSVFMWGVNHTINELSHVNIPVMLLPDDFRAYSKLKVDNHLFNKENMPSHFKIKEYCPLVFRNLRERFGIDDLDYKESMTRCRAFNPSQTERHLDLTGKARELVHRSATAPSITLSPATPIFSQIPVLNKPLRSYSFKPKRLRSQPILDDPSGKSGAKFYQSYDKLFIIKTLTSEEVERMHSFLKHYHPYIVERHGKTLLPQYLGMYRLTVDGVEHYVVAIRNVFSNHLTTHKKFDLKGSTVDREASDKEKEKDLPTYKDNDFVKEGMKIYIGEEAKGKLIETLTADVDFLTRLHLMDYSLLLGLHDCARAEQENRERAEREEEEENHEDEEDSESGSGLDSRGPMGDRLWGWCGVAGMATPPESPHAPLNRDTSIQYEDAIIPQLDIYAIPSKEGAPTKEIYFLAIIDVLTHYGVRKQAAKAAKTVKYGANVDGISTCDPEQYGKRFIEFMSKAIE; translated from the exons ATGTCCAGCGTAACGCAAATGTCCAGCGGGCTGAGCAAGCTTAAAAAGAAACATTTTCGAGTGAAACATCAAAAGGTTAAGCTATTCCGTGCGAACGAACCTCTCCTCAGTGTTTTCATGTGGGGTGTCAATCATACG ATAAATGAACTTAGTCATGTTAACATACCAGTAATGCTCCTGCCAGACGATTTCAGAGCCTACAGCAAATTAAAAGTGGATAATCACCTTTTTAACAA GGAGAACATGCCCTCTCACTTTAAAATTAAAGAGTATTGTCCATTAGTATTCAGAAATTTAAGGGAAAGATTTGGTATAGATGATTTGGACTATAAGGAATCTATGACAAG ATGTCGGGCATTTAATCCTTCACAAACAGAGAGGCATTTGGATTTGACTGGGAAGGCTCGTGAATTGGTTCACCGTTCTGCTACTGCTCCTTCGATAACTCTTTCTCCCGCTACTCCCATTTTTTCACAAATTCCAGTCCTAAATAAACCACTACGTTCCTACAGTTTTAAACCAAAGCGTCTGAG ATCACAGCCAATATTGGATGATCCTTCAGGGAAAAGTGGTGCAAAATTCTATCAATCGTAtgataaattgtttattattaaaacTCTTACAAGCGAAGAAGTAGAAAGGATGCATTCATTTCTGAAACATTATCATCCG TATATTGTTGAAAGGCATGGGAAAACATTGTTGCCCCAATATCTTGGCATGTATCGTCTAACAGTCGATGGAGTCGAACACTATGTTGTTGCCATAAGAAATGTATTCTCAAATCACCTAACAACTCACAAGAAATTCGACTTGAAAGGTTCAACGGTAGATCGCGAGGCATCTGAtaaggagaaagagaaagatctGCCAACTTATAAAGACAATGACTTTGTCAAAGAAGGGATGAAAATTTATATAGGCGAAGAAGCAAAAGGAAAACTCATAGAGACATTAACTGCCGATGTCGAC TTTCTGACACGATTGCACTTAATGGACTATTCCTTATTACTCGGTTTACACGATTGTGCAAGAGCTGAACAAGAGAACAGGGAGCGTGCGGAGCGggaggaagaagaggaaaaTCACGAAGATGAAGAAGATAGTGAGTCTGGAAGTGGACTAGATTCTCGAGGTCCAATGGGAGA CCGTTTATGGGGTTGGTGTGGTGTTGCTGGCATGGCAACACCACCTGAATCACCTCATGCTCCGTTAAACCGCGATACCAGTATACAATATGAAGATGCAATAATTCCTCAATTAGATATTTATGCAATCCCTAGTAAAGAAG GTGCACCTACAAAGGAAATTTATTTTTTAGCCATAATAGATGTACTAACACATTACGGTGTTCGTAAACAAGCAGCGAAGGCAGCTAAGACAGTGAAATATGGTGCTAACGTCGATGGTATTTCAACCTGTGATCCAGAACAATACGGCAAGC
- the PIP4K gene encoding phosphatidylinositol 5-phosphate 4-kinase isoform X4 → MLLPDDFRAYSKLKVDNHLFNKENMPSHFKIKEYCPLVFRNLRERFGIDDLDYKESMTRCRAFNPSQTERHLDLTGKARELVHRSATAPSITLSPATPIFSQIPVLNKPLRSYSFKPKRLRSQPILDDPSGKSGAKFYQSYDKLFIIKTLTSEEVERMHSFLKHYHPYIVERHGKTLLPQYLGMYRLTVDGVEHYVVAIRNVFSNHLTTHKKFDLKGSTVDREASDKEKEKDLPTYKDNDFVKEGMKIYIGEEAKGKLIETLTADVDFLTRLHLMDYSLLLGLHDCARAEQENRERAEREEEEENHEDEEDSESGSGLDSRGPMGDRLWGWCGVAGMATPPESPHAPLNRDTSIQYEDAIIPQLDIYAIPSKEGAPTKEIYFLAIIDVLTHYGVRKQAAKAAKTVKYGANVDGISTCDPEQYALPVFWFVLPWVLQNLHVSFSASLSFLESSTC, encoded by the exons ATGCTCCTGCCAGACGATTTCAGAGCCTACAGCAAATTAAAAGTGGATAATCACCTTTTTAACAA GGAGAACATGCCCTCTCACTTTAAAATTAAAGAGTATTGTCCATTAGTATTCAGAAATTTAAGGGAAAGATTTGGTATAGATGATTTGGACTATAAGGAATCTATGACAAG ATGTCGGGCATTTAATCCTTCACAAACAGAGAGGCATTTGGATTTGACTGGGAAGGCTCGTGAATTGGTTCACCGTTCTGCTACTGCTCCTTCGATAACTCTTTCTCCCGCTACTCCCATTTTTTCACAAATTCCAGTCCTAAATAAACCACTACGTTCCTACAGTTTTAAACCAAAGCGTCTGAG ATCACAGCCAATATTGGATGATCCTTCAGGGAAAAGTGGTGCAAAATTCTATCAATCGTAtgataaattgtttattattaaaacTCTTACAAGCGAAGAAGTAGAAAGGATGCATTCATTTCTGAAACATTATCATCCG TATATTGTTGAAAGGCATGGGAAAACATTGTTGCCCCAATATCTTGGCATGTATCGTCTAACAGTCGATGGAGTCGAACACTATGTTGTTGCCATAAGAAATGTATTCTCAAATCACCTAACAACTCACAAGAAATTCGACTTGAAAGGTTCAACGGTAGATCGCGAGGCATCTGAtaaggagaaagagaaagatctGCCAACTTATAAAGACAATGACTTTGTCAAAGAAGGGATGAAAATTTATATAGGCGAAGAAGCAAAAGGAAAACTCATAGAGACATTAACTGCCGATGTCGAC TTTCTGACACGATTGCACTTAATGGACTATTCCTTATTACTCGGTTTACACGATTGTGCAAGAGCTGAACAAGAGAACAGGGAGCGTGCGGAGCGggaggaagaagaggaaaaTCACGAAGATGAAGAAGATAGTGAGTCTGGAAGTGGACTAGATTCTCGAGGTCCAATGGGAGA CCGTTTATGGGGTTGGTGTGGTGTTGCTGGCATGGCAACACCACCTGAATCACCTCATGCTCCGTTAAACCGCGATACCAGTATACAATATGAAGATGCAATAATTCCTCAATTAGATATTTATGCAATCCCTAGTAAAGAAG GTGCACCTACAAAGGAAATTTATTTTTTAGCCATAATAGATGTACTAACACATTACGGTGTTCGTAAACAAGCAGCGAAGGCAGCTAAGACAGTGAAATATGGTGCTAACGTCGATGGTATTTCAACCTGTGATCCAGAACAATACG
- the LOC117226457 gene encoding carnosine N-methyltransferase — protein METMSNPYPRKMHDTYEDEEERKHFQRIVSAFKYYKTHSLSRVKKTESYLLTLPPHHQKLLSKYKEHLQEVKRCIENNDEIIKMIIKDVAHIFENVSPASAQTDSTLNPRPVMADQEKVQATIKQLVRDWSVEGTEERNACYQPIIDEILNQFPLEYCTPSEVQILVPGAGLGRLAYEIARRGYICQGNEFSLFMLFASHFVLNKCRGVNSYQVHPWVHQYMNNLKPEHQNQAVFFPDVNPSDLPENAQFSMAAGDFLEVYTEDNHWDCVATCFFIDCANNVVQFIETIYKILKPGGIWINLGPLLYHFSDMPMEDSIEPSYDVVRDVIQGFGFQLEKEETRVRTRYAQNINSMLQCEYNSVYFVCRKPKRRIDNDVSHRNGSESNGMQEQEN, from the exons ATGGAAACAATGTCAAATCCGTATCCGAGAAAAATGCACGACACTTATGAGGACGAAGAGGAAAGGAAGCATTTTCAACGAATTGTCTCGGCTTTCAAATATTACAA AACCCATTCATTGTCAAGGGTAAAAAAAACAGAATCATATTTGCTGACACTTCCACCTCATCACCAAAAACTCTTGTCAAAATATAAAGAACATCTGCAAGAAGTTAAAAGATGTATCGAAAATAATGATGAAATAATTAAGATGATCATAAAAGATGTTGCCCATATCTTTGAAAATGTGAGCCCAGCTAGTGCACAGACAGACAGT ACACTAAATCCTCGTCCAGTAATGGCTGATCAAGAAAAGGTGCAAGCAACGATTAAACAACTGGTTCGCGATTGGAGCGTGGAGGGGACTGAAGAACGTAACGCGTGTTATCAACCTATTATAGATGAAATACTAAATCAATTTCCTTTAGAATACTG TACACCATCTGAAGTGCAAATTTTAGTACCTGGAGCAGGATTAGGAAGACTTGCATACGAAATTGCAAGACGAGGATATATTTGCCAAGGAAATGAATTTTCCCTTTTTATGCTTTTTGCATCACATTTTGTGTTAAACAA ATGTAGGGGTGTAAATTCATATCAAGTACATCCATGGGTGCATCAGTATATGAATAATTTAAAACCAGAGCATCAAAATCAGGCTGTATTTTTTCCCGATGTAAACCCGAGCGATCTACCAGAAAACGCTCAGTTTTCTATGGCAGCTGGCGACTTTTTAGAG GTTTACACAGAAGACAATCATTGGGACTGTGTTGCAACGTGTTTCTTTATAGATTGTGCAAATAATGTTGTACAATTTATTGAAACAATCTACAAGATTCTAAAACCGGGAGGTATATGGATCAATCTTGGACCATTATTGTACCATTTCAGCGATATGCCAATGGAAGACTCAATAGAACCAAGTTACGATGTTGTTCGCGATGTGATTCAGGGATTTGGGTTTCAATTAGAA AAGGAAGAAACACGCGTGAGAACGCGTTACGCACAGAATATTAACAGTATGTTACAATGTGAATATAATAGCGTGTATTTTGTTTGTCGAAAGCCTAAAAGACGCATAGACAATGACGTGAGTCATCGAAATGGTTCTGAAAGTAATGGAATGCAGGAACAAGAGAACTAA
- the PIP4K gene encoding phosphatidylinositol 5-phosphate 4-kinase isoform X1 produces the protein MSSVTQMSSGLSKLKKKHFRVKHQKVKLFRANEPLLSVFMWGVNHTINELSHVNIPVMLLPDDFRAYSKLKVDNHLFNKENMPSHFKIKEYCPLVFRNLRERFGIDDLDYKESMTRCRAFNPSQTERHLDLTGKARELVHRSATAPSITLSPATPIFSQIPVLNKPLRSYSFKPKRLRSQPILDDPSGKSGAKFYQSYDKLFIIKTLTSEEVERMHSFLKHYHPYIVERHGKTLLPQYLGMYRLTVDGVEHYVVAIRNVFSNHLTTHKKFDLKGSTVDREASDKEKEKDLPTYKDNDFVKEGMKIYIGEEAKGKLIETLTADVDFLTRLHLMDYSLLLGLHDCARAEQENRERAEREEEEENHEDEEDSESGSGLDSRGPMGDRLWGWCGVAGMATPPESPHAPLNRDTSIQYEDAIIPQLDIYAIPSKEGAPTKEIYFLAIIDVLTHYGVRKQAAKAAKTVKYGANVDGISTCDPEQYALPVFWFVLPWVLQNLHVSFSASLSFLESSTC, from the exons ATGTCCAGCGTAACGCAAATGTCCAGCGGGCTGAGCAAGCTTAAAAAGAAACATTTTCGAGTGAAACATCAAAAGGTTAAGCTATTCCGTGCGAACGAACCTCTCCTCAGTGTTTTCATGTGGGGTGTCAATCATACG ATAAATGAACTTAGTCATGTTAACATACCAGTAATGCTCCTGCCAGACGATTTCAGAGCCTACAGCAAATTAAAAGTGGATAATCACCTTTTTAACAA GGAGAACATGCCCTCTCACTTTAAAATTAAAGAGTATTGTCCATTAGTATTCAGAAATTTAAGGGAAAGATTTGGTATAGATGATTTGGACTATAAGGAATCTATGACAAG ATGTCGGGCATTTAATCCTTCACAAACAGAGAGGCATTTGGATTTGACTGGGAAGGCTCGTGAATTGGTTCACCGTTCTGCTACTGCTCCTTCGATAACTCTTTCTCCCGCTACTCCCATTTTTTCACAAATTCCAGTCCTAAATAAACCACTACGTTCCTACAGTTTTAAACCAAAGCGTCTGAG ATCACAGCCAATATTGGATGATCCTTCAGGGAAAAGTGGTGCAAAATTCTATCAATCGTAtgataaattgtttattattaaaacTCTTACAAGCGAAGAAGTAGAAAGGATGCATTCATTTCTGAAACATTATCATCCG TATATTGTTGAAAGGCATGGGAAAACATTGTTGCCCCAATATCTTGGCATGTATCGTCTAACAGTCGATGGAGTCGAACACTATGTTGTTGCCATAAGAAATGTATTCTCAAATCACCTAACAACTCACAAGAAATTCGACTTGAAAGGTTCAACGGTAGATCGCGAGGCATCTGAtaaggagaaagagaaagatctGCCAACTTATAAAGACAATGACTTTGTCAAAGAAGGGATGAAAATTTATATAGGCGAAGAAGCAAAAGGAAAACTCATAGAGACATTAACTGCCGATGTCGAC TTTCTGACACGATTGCACTTAATGGACTATTCCTTATTACTCGGTTTACACGATTGTGCAAGAGCTGAACAAGAGAACAGGGAGCGTGCGGAGCGggaggaagaagaggaaaaTCACGAAGATGAAGAAGATAGTGAGTCTGGAAGTGGACTAGATTCTCGAGGTCCAATGGGAGA CCGTTTATGGGGTTGGTGTGGTGTTGCTGGCATGGCAACACCACCTGAATCACCTCATGCTCCGTTAAACCGCGATACCAGTATACAATATGAAGATGCAATAATTCCTCAATTAGATATTTATGCAATCCCTAGTAAAGAAG GTGCACCTACAAAGGAAATTTATTTTTTAGCCATAATAGATGTACTAACACATTACGGTGTTCGTAAACAAGCAGCGAAGGCAGCTAAGACAGTGAAATATGGTGCTAACGTCGATGGTATTTCAACCTGTGATCCAGAACAATACG
- the PIP4K gene encoding phosphatidylinositol 5-phosphate 4-kinase isoform X5, whose protein sequence is MSSVTQMSSGLSKLKKKHFRVKHQKVKLFRANEPLLSVFMWGVNHTINELSHVNIPVMLLPDDFRAYSKLKVDNHLFNKENMPSHFKIKEYCPLVFRNLRERFGIDDLDYKESMTRSQPILDDPSGKSGAKFYQSYDKLFIIKTLTSEEVERMHSFLKHYHPYIVERHGKTLLPQYLGMYRLTVDGVEHYVVAIRNVFSNHLTTHKKFDLKGSTVDREASDKEKEKDLPTYKDNDFVKEGMKIYIGEEAKGKLIETLTADVDFLTRLHLMDYSLLLGLHDCARAEQENRERAEREEEEENHEDEEDSESGSGLDSRGPMGDRLWGWCGVAGMATPPESPHAPLNRDTSIQYEDAIIPQLDIYAIPSKEGAPTKEIYFLAIIDVLTHYGVRKQAAKAAKTVKYGANVDGISTCDPEQYALPVFWFVLPWVLQNLHVSFSASLSFLESSTC, encoded by the exons ATGTCCAGCGTAACGCAAATGTCCAGCGGGCTGAGCAAGCTTAAAAAGAAACATTTTCGAGTGAAACATCAAAAGGTTAAGCTATTCCGTGCGAACGAACCTCTCCTCAGTGTTTTCATGTGGGGTGTCAATCATACG ATAAATGAACTTAGTCATGTTAACATACCAGTAATGCTCCTGCCAGACGATTTCAGAGCCTACAGCAAATTAAAAGTGGATAATCACCTTTTTAACAA GGAGAACATGCCCTCTCACTTTAAAATTAAAGAGTATTGTCCATTAGTATTCAGAAATTTAAGGGAAAGATTTGGTATAGATGATTTGGACTATAAGGAATCTATGACAAG ATCACAGCCAATATTGGATGATCCTTCAGGGAAAAGTGGTGCAAAATTCTATCAATCGTAtgataaattgtttattattaaaacTCTTACAAGCGAAGAAGTAGAAAGGATGCATTCATTTCTGAAACATTATCATCCG TATATTGTTGAAAGGCATGGGAAAACATTGTTGCCCCAATATCTTGGCATGTATCGTCTAACAGTCGATGGAGTCGAACACTATGTTGTTGCCATAAGAAATGTATTCTCAAATCACCTAACAACTCACAAGAAATTCGACTTGAAAGGTTCAACGGTAGATCGCGAGGCATCTGAtaaggagaaagagaaagatctGCCAACTTATAAAGACAATGACTTTGTCAAAGAAGGGATGAAAATTTATATAGGCGAAGAAGCAAAAGGAAAACTCATAGAGACATTAACTGCCGATGTCGAC TTTCTGACACGATTGCACTTAATGGACTATTCCTTATTACTCGGTTTACACGATTGTGCAAGAGCTGAACAAGAGAACAGGGAGCGTGCGGAGCGggaggaagaagaggaaaaTCACGAAGATGAAGAAGATAGTGAGTCTGGAAGTGGACTAGATTCTCGAGGTCCAATGGGAGA CCGTTTATGGGGTTGGTGTGGTGTTGCTGGCATGGCAACACCACCTGAATCACCTCATGCTCCGTTAAACCGCGATACCAGTATACAATATGAAGATGCAATAATTCCTCAATTAGATATTTATGCAATCCCTAGTAAAGAAG GTGCACCTACAAAGGAAATTTATTTTTTAGCCATAATAGATGTACTAACACATTACGGTGTTCGTAAACAAGCAGCGAAGGCAGCTAAGACAGTGAAATATGGTGCTAACGTCGATGGTATTTCAACCTGTGATCCAGAACAATACG
- the PIP4K gene encoding phosphatidylinositol 5-phosphate 4-kinase isoform X6 — translation MSSVTQMSSGLSKLKKKHFRVKHQKVKLFRANEPLLSVFMWGVNHTINELSHVNIPVMLLPDDFRAYSKLKVDNHLFNKENMPSHFKIKEYCPLVFRNLRERFGIDDLDYKESMTRSQPILDDPSGKSGAKFYQSYDKLFIIKTLTSEEVERMHSFLKHYHPYIVERHGKTLLPQYLGMYRLTVDGVEHYVVAIRNVFSNHLTTHKKFDLKGSTVDREASDKEKEKDLPTYKDNDFVKEGMKIYIGEEAKGKLIETLTADVDFLTRLHLMDYSLLLGLHDCARAEQENRERAEREEEEENHEDEEDSESGSGLDSRGPMGDRLWGWCGVAGMATPPESPHAPLNRDTSIQYEDAIIPQLDIYAIPSKEGAPTKEIYFLAIIDVLTHYGVRKQAAKAAKTVKYGANVDGISTCDPEQYGKRFIEFMSKAIE, via the exons ATGTCCAGCGTAACGCAAATGTCCAGCGGGCTGAGCAAGCTTAAAAAGAAACATTTTCGAGTGAAACATCAAAAGGTTAAGCTATTCCGTGCGAACGAACCTCTCCTCAGTGTTTTCATGTGGGGTGTCAATCATACG ATAAATGAACTTAGTCATGTTAACATACCAGTAATGCTCCTGCCAGACGATTTCAGAGCCTACAGCAAATTAAAAGTGGATAATCACCTTTTTAACAA GGAGAACATGCCCTCTCACTTTAAAATTAAAGAGTATTGTCCATTAGTATTCAGAAATTTAAGGGAAAGATTTGGTATAGATGATTTGGACTATAAGGAATCTATGACAAG ATCACAGCCAATATTGGATGATCCTTCAGGGAAAAGTGGTGCAAAATTCTATCAATCGTAtgataaattgtttattattaaaacTCTTACAAGCGAAGAAGTAGAAAGGATGCATTCATTTCTGAAACATTATCATCCG TATATTGTTGAAAGGCATGGGAAAACATTGTTGCCCCAATATCTTGGCATGTATCGTCTAACAGTCGATGGAGTCGAACACTATGTTGTTGCCATAAGAAATGTATTCTCAAATCACCTAACAACTCACAAGAAATTCGACTTGAAAGGTTCAACGGTAGATCGCGAGGCATCTGAtaaggagaaagagaaagatctGCCAACTTATAAAGACAATGACTTTGTCAAAGAAGGGATGAAAATTTATATAGGCGAAGAAGCAAAAGGAAAACTCATAGAGACATTAACTGCCGATGTCGAC TTTCTGACACGATTGCACTTAATGGACTATTCCTTATTACTCGGTTTACACGATTGTGCAAGAGCTGAACAAGAGAACAGGGAGCGTGCGGAGCGggaggaagaagaggaaaaTCACGAAGATGAAGAAGATAGTGAGTCTGGAAGTGGACTAGATTCTCGAGGTCCAATGGGAGA CCGTTTATGGGGTTGGTGTGGTGTTGCTGGCATGGCAACACCACCTGAATCACCTCATGCTCCGTTAAACCGCGATACCAGTATACAATATGAAGATGCAATAATTCCTCAATTAGATATTTATGCAATCCCTAGTAAAGAAG GTGCACCTACAAAGGAAATTTATTTTTTAGCCATAATAGATGTACTAACACATTACGGTGTTCGTAAACAAGCAGCGAAGGCAGCTAAGACAGTGAAATATGGTGCTAACGTCGATGGTATTTCAACCTGTGATCCAGAACAATACGGCAAGC